Below is a genomic region from Microbulbifer sp. ALW1.
GGGTCCACCCCCGATAACCGGCCGATCGGGCCCACTCTCTACACTTGCATCAAATGGTCGCCCAATGAAAAGGCATCACACTAACCTGCAAGCAGTTCGCGCTCCGAAACTCACCTGAATTTCACTAAAATCATCTACTCCCAACGAAAAAGGTACTCGCAGTGGCTGACTTAATGGTCTTCACCGGCAACGCAAACCCGGAACTGGCACAAAAGATTGTTGACCATATGGCGATACCGCTGGGAGAGGCGGTGGTTAAGCGCTTTTCCGATGGTGAGATCGCGGTCGAAATTACCGATAACGTACGCGGACGCGACGTTTTCGTGGTGCAGTCCACCTGCCAGCCTACCAACCGCAACATCATGGAGCTGATCCTGCTGGTGGATGCCCTGCGCCGCGCCTCTGCGGGCCGTATCACTGCGGTAGTCCCCTACTTCGGCTACGCGCGCCAGGATCGCCGCGTCCGCTCCCAGCGGGTACCGATTTCCGCCAAAGTTGTCGCCGACATGATGGTCAGCGTGGGTATCGACCGGGTTCTGACCGTCGACCTGCACGCAGAGCAAATCCAGGGCTTCTTTGATGTGCCTGTGGATAACGTTTACGGCTCTTCTGTCCTGCTGGACGATATCGAGCGTCAGAATTACGAAGACCTGGTGGTTGTATCCCCGGATATCGGCGGTGTAGTGCGCGCCCGCGCAGTGGCAAAGAGCCTGGATTGCGATCTGGCGATCATCGATAAGCGCCGTCCGGCGGCCAACGTGGCCGAAGTAATGAACATCATCGGTGAAGTCAGTGGCCGCACCTGCCTGCTGGTGGACGATATGGTGGATACCGCGGGCACCCTGTGCAACGCCGCCAGCGCCCTGAAAGAGCATGGCGCCACCAAGGTAGTCGCCTACTGTACCCACCCGGTACTGTCCGGTAAGGCGATCGAAAACCTGAACAACTCCGTGATGGATGAACTGGTAGTCACCGACTCCATCCCGCTGGGCGACAAAATGAAGCTGGCCCCCAAGATCCGCCAGCTGACCCTTTCCGCGATGCTGGCCGAATCCATGCGCCGCATCAGCAACGAAGAGTCGCTCTCCGCGATGTTCCGCTAGTAATCCCCAGCACTTCCCCTTAGAATACGCGCCCGCCCGGCACTGCCGGGCGTTTACTATTGGGCGTTTCAATAGATTCTGCCCAGCTTATTAGCAATGCCAGAAGATTCCGGTCGCAGGTTCTTCTGGACAGACAACCTGAGGTTTACCCCATGTCTGAATTTAAATTGAATGCCAGCGTCCGCAGCGACGAAGGGAAAGGTGCGAGCCGCCGCCTGCGTCGCCTGGAAGCAAAAGTTCCTGCCATCATCTACGGTGGCGAAGTTGAGCCGCAGTCCATCTCCCTGCTGCAGAAAGACATGTTCAAGGCACTGGAAAACGAAGCGGTTTACTCTTCCGTTCTGACCCTGAGCGTTGACGGCAAAGAAGAGACCGTGATCCTGCGCGATCTGCAGCGTCACCCGGCTAAAGCCATCCTGCTGCACGCTGACTTCCAGCGCGTTTCTGCAGACACCAAAGTTCACGTGAAAGTGCCCCTGCACTTCCTGAACGAAGAAACCTGCAAAGGCGTTAAGGCCGGCGGTATCGTTTCTCACACCCTGAACGAGCTGGACATCACTGCCCCGGCTTCCAAGCTGCCTGAGTTCATCGAAGTGGACCTGGCTGACCTGGAAATGGACGGCACTGTACACATCTCCGACATCAAACTGCCGGCTGGCGTTGAGTCTGTAGATCTGGCCCACGGCGAAGATCACGACCTGGTTGTAGCTTCTGTTCACAAGCCGCGTGGCGCTGTTGAAGCTGAAGCTGCCGAAGGCGAAGAGTCCGGCGAAGAATAAGCCGTTACTCGTTCAACTAAGGTAAAGCACCTTGAGTAAGGCTCCGGACACGCCCATCCAGTTGATTGTGGGCCTGGGTAACCCAGGTCCCGAATACGACCGGACGCGTCACAACGCCGGAGCCGACTTTGTCTCCGAGCTGGCCCGTATTCACGGCACCCAGCTAACGGCAGACAGCAAATATCACGGCCTCTCCGGCCGTGTGCGGATCGGCGGGCAGGATATCCGCCTGCTGATTCCCACCACCTTTATGAATCGCAGCGGCCAGGCAGTGGCTCCGCTGGCGAATTTCTTCAAGATTCCCGTCGAGGCTATTCTGGTCGCTCACGATGAGCTGGACCTGCCCTGCGGCACTGCACGCCTGAAAAGCGGCGGCGGCCACGGTGGCCACAATGGCCTGCGCGACATCATTGCGGCCATGGGAAACAACCGGGACTTCATGCGCTTGCGCCTCGGCGTCGGACACCCCGGTAA
It encodes:
- a CDS encoding ribose-phosphate pyrophosphokinase is translated as MVFTGNANPELAQKIVDHMAIPLGEAVVKRFSDGEIAVEITDNVRGRDVFVVQSTCQPTNRNIMELILLVDALRRASAGRITAVVPYFGYARQDRRVRSQRVPISAKVVADMMVSVGIDRVLTVDLHAEQIQGFFDVPVDNVYGSSVLLDDIERQNYEDLVVVSPDIGGVVRARAVAKSLDCDLAIIDKRRPAANVAEVMNIIGEVSGRTCLLVDDMVDTAGTLCNAASALKEHGATKVVAYCTHPVLSGKAIENLNNSVMDELVVTDSIPLGDKMKLAPKIRQLTLSAMLAESMRRISNEESLSAMFR
- a CDS encoding 50S ribosomal protein L25/general stress protein Ctc; this translates as MSEFKLNASVRSDEGKGASRRLRRLEAKVPAIIYGGEVEPQSISLLQKDMFKALENEAVYSSVLTLSVDGKEETVILRDLQRHPAKAILLHADFQRVSADTKVHVKVPLHFLNEETCKGVKAGGIVSHTLNELDITAPASKLPEFIEVDLADLEMDGTVHISDIKLPAGVESVDLAHGEDHDLVVASVHKPRGAVEAEAAEGEESGEE
- the pth gene encoding aminoacyl-tRNA hydrolase; translated protein: MSKAPDTPIQLIVGLGNPGPEYDRTRHNAGADFVSELARIHGTQLTADSKYHGLSGRVRIGGQDIRLLIPTTFMNRSGQAVAPLANFFKIPVEAILVAHDELDLPCGTARLKSGGGHGGHNGLRDIIAAMGNNRDFMRLRLGVGHPGNARDVVNYVLQRAPRVEQDQLAEAIDRSVDVMPTAASGDWNGAMKVLHTSTKATSKSQ